A stretch of the Sulfurimonas sp. HSL-1656 genome encodes the following:
- a CDS encoding PAS domain-containing sensor histidine kinase, translating into MFNFEELFGLIDVGITVFEPIAQGDDFKVVYINEKGRGLCHFEKGEPVAEALSTLFPVNATRPLIDFFKEVYRTGNPQEITLVPCFGQTSLWQEGYLYRLSSGHIVSRCMGVQEERAREIMAPNERLTFRTILDTAPIGIWSQDVNGRLQFVNKAFCDAIGISEERFLSVPHYESLYPPEIAQSCMSSDAAALQHGDPHLSYEKIPFTDGKVHDVLIVKTRVEDETHAVMGLVGISLDMTEKLEAERKLEAINKNLEARISEEIEASRQKDNMLYQQNKFAAMGEMISNIAHQWRQPLNTLGLLMTDMSVKMMVNRGEALEGDFELFQSNCSEIIQYLSDTIDDFRFYYRGEDGDNTFCMKDLETSLQNLVKSSIMGNRIRYETDLANVRINGYLNNLKQALINLYSNAANAIKNHGVEAGVIRCRGFVEGGNYVIEVCDNGGGIDKTIIDKVFDPYFTTGHKSQGTGLGLYMTKQIIEQKFNGSISVTNDEHGAHFTIRIPAAAEAC; encoded by the coding sequence ATGTTCAATTTTGAAGAGCTTTTCGGCCTGATCGATGTCGGGATCACCGTGTTTGAACCGATAGCGCAGGGCGATGACTTCAAGGTCGTCTACATCAATGAAAAGGGGAGGGGCCTCTGCCATTTTGAGAAGGGCGAGCCCGTCGCCGAAGCCTTGTCCACGCTCTTCCCGGTCAATGCGACCCGCCCCCTGATCGATTTCTTCAAAGAGGTCTACCGCACGGGCAATCCGCAGGAGATCACACTGGTCCCCTGTTTCGGGCAGACCAGTCTCTGGCAGGAGGGGTACCTCTACCGGCTCTCCAGCGGGCACATCGTTTCGCGCTGCATGGGCGTGCAGGAGGAGCGCGCAAGGGAGATCATGGCCCCGAACGAGCGCCTCACCTTCAGGACCATCCTCGATACGGCGCCCATCGGGATCTGGTCCCAGGATGTGAACGGGCGGCTGCAGTTCGTCAACAAGGCCTTCTGCGACGCCATCGGCATCAGCGAGGAACGTTTTCTCTCCGTCCCCCATTATGAATCGCTCTACCCGCCGGAAATCGCGCAGAGCTGCATGTCTTCGGACGCCGCGGCCCTGCAGCATGGCGATCCCCACCTGAGCTATGAGAAGATCCCTTTTACCGACGGCAAGGTGCACGACGTCCTGATCGTCAAAACCCGGGTCGAGGATGAAACGCACGCTGTCATGGGCCTGGTCGGCATCAGTCTCGATATGACCGAAAAGCTCGAAGCGGAACGCAAGCTCGAAGCGATCAACAAGAACCTCGAGGCGCGGATCTCGGAGGAGATCGAGGCGAGCCGACAAAAAGACAATATGCTCTACCAGCAGAACAAGTTCGCCGCGATGGGGGAGATGATCAGCAACATCGCCCACCAGTGGCGGCAGCCTTTGAACACCCTCGGGCTGCTGATGACCGATATGTCGGTCAAGATGATGGTGAACAGAGGTGAAGCGCTTGAGGGCGATTTTGAACTCTTCCAGTCGAACTGCAGCGAGATCATCCAGTACCTCTCGGACACCATCGACGATTTCCGTTTTTACTACCGGGGGGAAGACGGCGACAACACGTTTTGTATGAAAGACCTGGAAACATCGCTGCAGAATCTCGTCAAAAGCTCCATCATGGGTAACCGCATCCGCTACGAAACCGACCTTGCAAATGTCCGGATAAACGGCTACCTGAACAACCTCAAGCAGGCGCTCATCAACCTCTATTCAAACGCGGCAAACGCCATAAAGAACCACGGGGTCGAAGCGGGCGTCATCCGGTGCCGCGGCTTTGTCGAAGGAGGCAACTACGTCATCGAGGTCTGCGACAACGGCGGCGGCATCGACAAAACGATCATTGACAAGGTGTTCGACCCCTATTTTACGACCGGGCATAAGAGCCAGGGGACCGGGCTGGGGCTCTACATGACGAAGCAGATCATCGAGCAGAAATTCAACGGCTCGATCTCGGTGACAAATGACGAGCACGGAGCCCATTTTACGATCCGCATCCCCGCAGCCGCGGAAGCGTGCTGA
- a CDS encoding cytochrome b/b6 domain-containing protein, with amino-acid sequence MKNYSLQLRVWHWANAVVVLGLLGTFFLRKTFLSWHTNSQILLDKLAGFGITVTTDQAAALAKAVRAPMWEWHIILGYVFAVLVLWRLVMIVKEGFGYAPENSHMAWVYRGYKVIYAVMAFMAVSGLVIHFYKDIGLAKDIAGSVKELHELVAWAIVAFVALHIVGVFVADNRDQKGITSKMISG; translated from the coding sequence ATGAAAAACTATTCATTGCAACTGCGTGTCTGGCACTGGGCCAACGCCGTCGTGGTTTTGGGGCTGCTCGGGACCTTTTTCCTGCGCAAGACCTTTCTGAGCTGGCATACGAATTCGCAGATCCTACTCGACAAGCTGGCCGGGTTCGGCATCACGGTGACGACGGACCAGGCGGCCGCCCTTGCCAAGGCGGTGCGGGCGCCGATGTGGGAGTGGCACATCATCCTCGGCTACGTTTTCGCCGTTCTTGTCCTGTGGCGGCTGGTGATGATTGTCAAAGAGGGGTTTGGCTACGCGCCGGAGAACAGCCACATGGCGTGGGTCTACAGAGGCTACAAAGTGATCTATGCCGTGATGGCGTTCATGGCCGTCAGCGGGCTCGTTATCCACTTTTACAAGGATATCGGTCTGGCCAAGGACATTGCGGGCTCCGTCAAGGAGCTGCACGAACTTGTCGCCTGGGCCATCGTCGCCTTTGTCGCACTGCACATCGTCGGGGTCTTCGTCGCCGACAACCGCGACCAGAAGGGGATCACCTCGAAGATGATCTCGGGCTGA
- a CDS encoding alpha/beta fold hydrolase, with product MTTTVNGIEISYDDLGPIDKPALIFLHGFPLNRSMWKRQVEACRGACRVIAYDLRGHGESESGEEPFSIPLFVQDLLGLMDALRIDKAILCALSMGGYVALKAAEEHPERFRALVLCDTQCAADTDEGRANRLKAIHAIETDGVAPFAEGLLGKLLAEQTFEQQPGTVDAVREMITSMPPHTLVRSLRAMRERDETCSELFQLTLPVLILVGEADRIAPPDASVYMHNALPHAELVVIEGAGHLSNLENPDAFNTALLRFLETHCA from the coding sequence ATGACAACGACGGTCAACGGTATCGAAATCAGCTATGATGACCTGGGGCCCATTGACAAACCCGCACTGATCTTTCTGCACGGTTTCCCCCTCAACCGTTCCATGTGGAAACGGCAGGTGGAAGCGTGCCGGGGAGCGTGCCGGGTCATTGCCTACGACTTGCGGGGGCACGGGGAGAGTGAAAGCGGAGAGGAGCCCTTCTCCATCCCCCTCTTCGTCCAGGACCTGCTCGGGCTGATGGACGCCCTCCGGATCGACAAAGCGATCCTCTGCGCCCTCTCCATGGGCGGATACGTCGCCCTGAAAGCGGCAGAGGAGCATCCCGAACGTTTCCGTGCTCTTGTGCTCTGCGACACGCAGTGCGCTGCCGATACGGATGAAGGTCGTGCCAACCGTCTTAAAGCCATCCATGCCATCGAAACGGACGGCGTCGCCCCCTTTGCCGAGGGGCTGCTGGGCAAACTCCTGGCCGAACAGACCTTTGAACAGCAGCCCGGGACGGTGGATGCGGTCAGGGAGATGATCACCTCAATGCCTCCGCACACCCTCGTACGCTCCCTGCGCGCCATGCGCGAGCGCGACGAGACCTGCAGCGAGCTTTTCCAGCTTACCCTCCCCGTCCTTATCCTCGTCGGCGAAGCGGACAGGATCGCCCCGCCGGACGCCTCCGTCTACATGCATAACGCTCTCCCCCATGCCGAACTCGTCGTCATCGAGGGTGCAGGGCACCTGAGCAACCTCGAGAACCCTGATGCGTTCAACACGGCCCTGCTGCGCTTTTTGGAAACGCACTGCGCCTAG
- a CDS encoding peptidase C15: MAKAILLTTFAPWLPHHTSNASDDLLQHFIDARGDACDYLRHLPVDPVAAPRMVLDAFERLRPKVLVCCGMAETRSRLELETQAVLDGSVLHSDLNLPRLADGLTLTAVSDDAGDFVCNALYYRCLEHVQATAGEHHCLFVHVPVLTAENTAALTQSFAAIINRLTAEI, translated from the coding sequence ATGGCAAAAGCGATCCTCCTCACCACCTTCGCCCCGTGGCTGCCGCACCATACCTCCAATGCCTCGGACGACCTGCTGCAGCATTTCATCGATGCCAGAGGCGACGCCTGCGACTACCTGCGGCATCTCCCCGTCGACCCGGTAGCGGCACCCAGGATGGTGCTGGACGCCTTCGAACGGTTACGGCCGAAGGTGCTCGTCTGCTGCGGCATGGCCGAAACGCGCAGCCGGCTCGAGCTGGAAACGCAGGCCGTCCTGGATGGAAGCGTCCTGCACAGCGACCTCAATCTTCCCCGCCTCGCCGACGGGCTGACGCTGACGGCCGTCAGCGACGACGCGGGAGACTTTGTCTGTAACGCCCTTTACTACCGCTGCCTGGAGCATGTGCAGGCTACCGCGGGAGAGCATCACTGCCTCTTTGTCCATGTCCCCGTGCTGACCGCCGAAAATACGGCAGCGCTGACGCAATCCTTCGCCGCCATAATCAACCGACTGACGGCAGAGATCTGA
- a CDS encoding HD domain-containing phosphohydrolase, protein MEYELNIREVIYALSEALDLVGIDDTRHGKRVAFMAAACAKEAGFDDDFIDEIISIGMLHDCGVSKTETHRSLVTQLEWKDEQFHCERGAILLGKVKLFARFSQPIYYHHTHWDILEHLPVDARVKQKANLIYLADRIDALRVQLEGSDLEQSDEIERIILEHKGNFFAPELVDAFVAAARRNSFWFYLADEPLEEQLLEWVGRGDVLHLPFTEIREVAQMFADVVDAKSPFTFEHSFGVAALSNFLARGFGLDEHTRETVEIGALLHDLGKLRVDDDILNKKGQLNHGEKMLMNRHGFDSNMILRRIHGFREIARIASLHHEMLDGKGYPYSLEKEEIPLEARIVTVADIFQALVQTRPYREAMEPDAAFAILREMADAGKIDKAVVEMIGANLDQAYRLAKYKERAEAA, encoded by the coding sequence ATGGAATATGAACTCAATATTCGCGAAGTCATCTACGCCCTCTCAGAAGCCTTAGACCTTGTCGGCATCGACGATACGCGCCACGGCAAACGGGTGGCCTTCATGGCAGCCGCCTGTGCGAAAGAGGCCGGTTTCGATGATGACTTTATCGATGAAATCATCAGTATAGGCATGCTGCACGACTGCGGTGTTTCAAAGACCGAAACGCACCGCAGCCTGGTGACACAGCTGGAGTGGAAGGATGAGCAGTTCCACTGCGAGCGCGGCGCCATCCTGCTGGGAAAGGTAAAACTTTTCGCACGTTTCTCCCAGCCGATCTACTATCACCATACGCACTGGGATATCCTGGAACACCTGCCGGTCGACGCGCGTGTCAAACAGAAGGCGAACCTGATCTACCTCGCCGACCGGATCGATGCGCTGCGGGTACAGCTTGAGGGTTCCGACCTGGAGCAAAGCGACGAGATCGAGCGGATCATCCTGGAGCACAAGGGAAACTTTTTCGCCCCGGAGCTGGTCGATGCATTTGTGGCCGCCGCACGTCGGAACTCGTTCTGGTTCTACCTGGCGGACGAGCCGCTGGAGGAACAGCTGCTCGAGTGGGTCGGTCGGGGGGATGTCTTGCATCTGCCCTTTACGGAAATAAGAGAGGTGGCCCAGATGTTCGCCGACGTCGTCGATGCCAAAAGCCCCTTCACTTTCGAACACTCCTTCGGGGTTGCAGCGCTCTCCAACTTCTTGGCCCGGGGATTCGGGCTGGACGAACATACCCGCGAGACGGTGGAGATAGGCGCCCTGCTGCATGACCTCGGAAAACTGCGGGTCGATGATGACATCCTGAACAAGAAGGGTCAGCTCAACCACGGGGAGAAGATGCTCATGAACCGGCATGGGTTCGATTCGAACATGATCCTTCGGCGCATCCACGGTTTCCGGGAGATCGCCCGTATCGCCTCGCTGCACCACGAAATGCTCGACGGCAAAGGGTACCCCTACAGCCTTGAGAAGGAGGAGATCCCCCTCGAGGCACGGATCGTGACCGTTGCCGACATCTTCCAGGCGCTGGTACAGACACGCCCCTACCGCGAAGCGATGGAACCTGATGCGGCTTTCGCCATCCTGCGGGAGATGGCCGACGCCGGGAAGATCGACAAAGCCGTCGTGGAAATGATCGGCGCTAACCTCGATCAGGCTTACCGGTTGGCAAAGTACAAGGAACGGGCAGAAGCCGCCTGA
- a CDS encoding Mut7-C RNAse domain-containing protein, which produces MMGSTLQDGTHRFIADCHLGRLAKYLRFMGYDTLFFPTIPDTEMIKIARDEERTVLTRDTALARRKNVPVYLLEALGLHDQLRELAVHFGLNPGDDAHRRCLICNAPLVRVCAVAIRNAVPEQVYATFDTFRQCPECGRIYWHGDHYRKMLRFLKTALEQTARS; this is translated from the coding sequence ATGATGGGCAGTACGCTTCAAGACGGTACGCACCGTTTTATCGCGGACTGCCACCTGGGCAGGCTCGCCAAGTACCTTCGTTTCATGGGCTACGACACCCTCTTCTTCCCGACCATCCCCGACACCGAAATGATCAAAATCGCCCGCGATGAAGAACGCACCGTTCTCACCCGGGACACTGCCCTCGCCCGCCGAAAAAATGTGCCCGTATACCTGCTGGAAGCCCTCGGGCTCCATGACCAGTTGCGCGAACTGGCGGTGCATTTCGGGTTGAACCCAGGTGATGATGCGCATCGGCGCTGCCTCATCTGCAATGCCCCGCTCGTGCGTGTCTGCGCCGTTGCTATCCGCAACGCCGTGCCAGAACAGGTCTATGCGACCTTCGACACCTTCAGGCAGTGCCCCGAATGCGGCCGTATCTACTGGCACGGCGATCACTACCGCAAGATGCTCCGTTTCCTGAAGACGGCCCTGGAGCAGACTGCTCGCAGCTAA
- a CDS encoding DsrE family protein: MSKTKLLIVWTNGDKEVAMKLPLLYGSVILERGYWEEAHLMIWGPSIKLAAADEEVQARLKQMKASGVAMSACIVCTEDYAATDVLAALGVENTHTGEMLTACLKDDSWAIMTV; the protein is encoded by the coding sequence ATGTCGAAAACGAAACTCCTGATCGTCTGGACGAACGGCGACAAAGAGGTCGCTATGAAGCTCCCTCTGCTCTACGGCTCCGTGATTTTGGAACGGGGCTACTGGGAGGAGGCACACCTCATGATCTGGGGCCCCTCCATCAAACTGGCCGCCGCCGATGAAGAAGTACAGGCACGCCTGAAGCAGATGAAAGCGAGCGGCGTCGCCATGAGCGCCTGCATCGTCTGCACGGAGGATTATGCGGCGACGGATGTCCTCGCGGCACTGGGGGTTGAGAACACCCACACCGGCGAGATGCTCACCGCGTGTCTCAAAGATGACAGCTGGGCCATAATGACGGTATAA
- a CDS encoding protein adenylyltransferase SelO, translating into MTLDALTLDTPYLALDPLFYDPTEPDPLKNPYLISFNPDAAELIGLSPDTETDDKLVGLLNGTFIPEGAKPFAMCYAGHQFGMFVPRLGDGRAVNLGKTGEWNLQLKGSGETLYSRMGDGRAVLRSSVREYLMSEAMHHLGIPTTRALALIGSETKVVRERLERGAVVLRMSPTWVRIGTFEYFYYTKEHDKLEPLADYVIAESYPHLKGEEDAYFLMFAEVVERTARLLAQWQSVGFNHGVMNTDNMSMGGLTIDYGPYAMLDDYDISFICNHTDTHGRYGFGQQPHVAYWNLSMLAEALSPIVSKERMEKKLEDYGPVYTQTYVEIMCAKMGLATVQEDDIILLKKLLSALQKSQADYTLFFRTLSRYDGDGRALLDICVDREPVREWLKEYDARLQQEPRSKEERHTAMLRTNPKYVLKNYMLQEAIAKAEKFDNSGVADLLTIARNPFDELPQFERYAKATPNEHKNLKLSCSS; encoded by the coding sequence ATCAGTTTCAACCCCGATGCGGCCGAACTGATCGGCCTCTCCCCGGACACCGAGACGGATGACAAACTCGTCGGCCTGCTCAACGGCACCTTCATCCCCGAAGGCGCCAAACCCTTTGCCATGTGCTACGCCGGCCACCAGTTCGGGATGTTCGTCCCGCGCCTCGGCGACGGGCGGGCCGTCAACCTCGGTAAAACCGGGGAGTGGAACCTGCAGCTCAAAGGGAGCGGCGAGACCCTCTACTCGCGCATGGGCGACGGGCGGGCCGTCCTGCGCTCTTCCGTGCGCGAGTACCTCATGAGCGAGGCGATGCACCACCTCGGCATCCCGACGACCCGCGCACTTGCGCTGATCGGATCGGAGACAAAGGTCGTGCGCGAACGCCTCGAGCGCGGGGCGGTCGTGTTACGGATGTCGCCGACCTGGGTCCGTATCGGCACGTTCGAGTACTTCTACTACACTAAGGAGCACGACAAACTCGAACCCCTCGCCGACTACGTCATCGCCGAGAGCTATCCGCACCTGAAAGGCGAGGAGGATGCCTACTTCCTGATGTTCGCCGAGGTCGTCGAGCGCACCGCCCGCCTGCTGGCACAATGGCAGAGCGTCGGGTTCAACCACGGCGTCATGAACACCGACAATATGTCCATGGGCGGCCTCACCATCGACTACGGCCCCTACGCCATGCTCGACGACTACGACATCTCTTTCATCTGCAACCACACCGACACCCACGGCCGCTACGGCTTCGGGCAGCAGCCCCATGTCGCCTACTGGAACCTCTCGATGCTGGCCGAAGCCCTCTCCCCCATCGTTTCAAAGGAGCGGATGGAGAAGAAGCTCGAGGATTACGGCCCCGTCTACACCCAAACCTACGTCGAGATCATGTGCGCGAAAATGGGCCTGGCGACGGTGCAGGAGGATGACATCATCCTGCTCAAAAAACTTCTGAGCGCGCTGCAGAAGTCGCAGGCGGACTACACCCTCTTTTTCCGCACGCTCAGCCGCTACGACGGCGACGGCAGAGCACTGCTCGACATCTGCGTCGACCGCGAACCCGTCCGCGAATGGCTGAAGGAGTACGACGCCCGGCTGCAGCAGGAGCCACGCAGCAAGGAGGAGCGCCACACTGCCATGCTGCGGACGAACCCGAAATACGTGCTGAAAAACTATATGCTGCAGGAGGCAATCGCAAAAGCGGAGAAGTTCGACAACAGCGGGGTCGCCGACCTGCTGACAATCGCCCGCAACCCCTTCGACGAGCTGCCGCAGTTCGAGCGCTACGCCAAAGCGACGCCGAACGAACACAAGAACCTCAAGCTCTCCTGCTCCTCTTAG